GCAagatatagttttctttttccttttgtatgAGTCAAAACTTTCAGTTTATAGTAATTAGAATTTACACAAGATGCTGTTGCTTTCTGAAGAAGATTGGNTGAATTCCTCGGTCATCAGTTTTGTGAAGAGAGTTTGATCACTTAAAAATGGAAGCAAAACCATTTGGCAATTACTCATGATACACTCCCATATTGCTCCGGGACCGCAATGGTTCACAAAGCAGCCTACTGATGGATGAGACAATATCAAAGGTTGCTGCACCCATCCTCCCCAAACCACACCATGCCCCTTCATTCGCTCTTCGAACCCTTCTGGTAAACCTTCTTGGACCGTTGATGATCCTTTCGGTGGCTTTACCGCTAAAAGAAAGGGTAAACCTATCAACTCCATCCCTAAGCAGAGTTCTTGAAATTGATCCTTCTCAAGAACGATTTGGCTGCCAAGTGCAAAAAACACTACTGAACGTGGTGGGAACCCGCTCAGAAAATGACTCCAGTGTTCTTCTAGTGGTTTACTTGTGTCTGGCTCAGGGAGCATTGNCTTGATACTAACTACCTAGGGCTTTGTGTGAAAACAAGATAAGAAATCTTGTCTTTTTGCAAGTTCTTACACACGTTTAGGTCACAGCCATACTGCGTAGTGACAACAAAACTGCCTCATCATTGAACATATCTAAACTTACCAAAGTTACGTTGTTGAGTTTTATAAGGATCGTTTCCTTTAGATACATAATTACTCAAATTAATGTTTCAAATCAGATACTTTTGCAATGCCTCTACAAAGTTATCCACGTAAGCAGTCAATAATCCAGGACTAACAAGAACCTCCTTCAATTTGGCGTGGTTACTCCTCACTACCTTTCCGAGGTCGCTGTCTTTATCCATCACAGACTTGATCGCATCTCTCAAGCTCTCTTTTGAAAACCATCCTGTTTTTTCCCTCAACACTTCTACAGAGACCTCGAATTCCTTGGTCATCAGTTTTGTGAAGAGAGTTTGATCACTTAAAAATGGAAGTAAAACCATTTGGCAATTACTCATCAGACACTCCCATATTGCTCCTGGACCGCAATGGTTCACAAAGCAGCCTACTGATGGATGAGACAGTATCAATGGTTGCTGCACCCATCCTCCCCAAACCACACCACGCCCCTTCACCCGCTCCTCGAACCCTTCCGGTAAACCTTCTTGGACCGTTGATGATCCTCTCGGTGGCTTTACCGCTAAAAGAAAGGGTAAACCTGTCAGCTCCATCCCTAAGCAGAGTTCTTGAAATTGATCCTTCTCAAGAACGATTTGGCTGCCAAGTGCGAAAAATACAACTGAACGCGGTGGGAACCCGCTCAGAAAATGACTCCAGCGTTCTTCTAGTGGTTTACTTGTGTCTGGCTCAGGGAGCATTGGACCAGTCAAGAGAACCTTCTTTTGGTATTGATGCGCTATATAGTCACAGAATTTACCTTCGATTTCTTTGCATGTCCTCAATGCAATGATATCACATCTCTTAAAACCAGTAGTGATCTGATGATAAAGTCTCTTGTAGAAGATCGACAATTTTTCTAGGGCATGAGCATCGTTTTCACCGAAACGAACCTTCGATGAAGGATAACCCGGCGGGGGAACACCTAATGAACCACCAGGGACATGTGTATGAGCTATCGTTGTTGCAGATACTATGATGTAACTCACAGTCTTGATCATATGTTCTTTAGCCAATTCTGGAATCCAGTGAGCAAAATCGAAGAAGATCAAATCCGGTCTCAAAGCACGAACCGCAGCTTCAACCTGACCGCGAGTGAGATCTAAGGCTTCGCACAATAAATTATCCTCCGAGATTGAGATATCCGAGGTTGTCTCGGCACCAGGAGGGAGACCACTGACATGAGGGACTGTGAGAGGGTGAAAGACAATACTATCTGGGAACAGGTTGTGATGTTCCACCTGCTTTTGAGCTTTCTTAGGTAGCAAGAATGTAACTCGGTGACCTTTCTCAGCTAGTTTGTTTGCAAGATGTAGAAAAGGAATCATATGACCAAAAGCAAACCAGGGGAACATAAAAGCATGGAATTTTGAATCCATTTGGTTTCCTCGAattgtaaaaagaaacaaaacaaaacaactaaacaaaGTATTCAAGAATTCATAAAGAAGTATGAACTTGAAACACCCTTATATGAACTTGGAGACTGGTTTGGtggattaaaatatttagtgagAAGTTAGTGTATTACAGAAGCACATGCGTAGAAGAAAAGCAATTGGTTAATTAAGAACACTACAAAACCCAAGTCACAAGATCACTACTCGAGAAGAGAGCCAATAATATTcactacaaaaataaacaagtcaCAAGAGAGAAGCAAGAAGAACAGGTGTCAAAAGGAAAGAATAGCTAATTAAGAAGGACACTACAAAAAACATGTCACAAGACAAAAGACAGCGAAGAAGAACGTTACAAAAATCAATCACAATGGATCCAACAATATATAAGAattacttctttgtttttcttttctttggccacttgctttgattcttcttcattgaaataAGACAGATTAGGTGAAATAGGACAAAATTAGGTGAAGCAATCAACGTGATAAATGAGCGAATGACGATGTCCTTATCCATAAAgtaactttcttttgttttgttttggtttgtacGATGCTTTGGCTGAGATATATTTTCCTTCTCTTATAGTAGTCTATAGCTGTAAACATGAGAGCTCAAAACCGACAGTGTTTTGGCGAAAGGCCTGCAAGATACAAAGCCCAAACAAAATAGAGAAGCTTGTAAACAAGAGTCCAAGCCCATGTTTGTGCAACGGCTATATACTGCTATAACAAATGAGAAGCGTCGACAAAGAACAGCTATAACAAATGAGAAGGTTCAGTTCATCTTCAGGTATGAGCATGACTTGAAAACCATACTCAATAAAGGTGTTTAGTCGTTCAACCAGTGGACGGTTTTCTTAGAGAGATGGGGTAAAGAGACCTCTGGCGGACTATCTTTTGGTTTATTCTTGTGCGGGTTCAATTGCGAAATCTACCAATTAATCATTTCATCATTTCACTGTAACGTAGATTATATTCTTGAGCTGGTGGGTTTGGTCAGTGAGGTGCATTTCTGAACCAactttaattatgttctttatACTCGAGAATGGAGAGAAGCAATGAATCATTCTAGCCTTTTGTTGATATAATCAAGGGTTGTGGTTTTTCTGAGCTTAAGTCATGGTAATGCTTCACTTCGGGAGGCATGATATATAAACAATGGATTCCATGCAAGCTGGATAAGTGTTTTAGTGACAAAGGTTCATATAATCAGTTTCCAGCTTCCGTGAGTTCCAATTAATTGTCTCACACGCAACATACACACGTCCCCGTCAACATCAAAATCACAATCAAAACCAGAAATATAGTGAGAATTACAATTTCAATCAGAACATAAATCAAAGTCGATTTTCTAAGCTATATTTCTCGGTCGATGCTAGGCTTGTCGACACGTTCCTTCACACCACTTGACATCTGATCTAGCCAATCCTTCTCTTAATTACCAAAACGTATGGATCTGTTGGAAGTTAGTTCTTTTCTTAGAAATTAAATAGGCCACgatatataaactttaaatggaaaaaatcaaaacctaaagtgaaaagaaaaattctttactaaaagaaaaaaaaaagagactaaaacaccaaaatagAAAACCAATATCACGCGTATGAGATTCTTGCGATGATAAGTTATAGTATAATGTGTATCATTACTCCCCTCCTCGACTTGAAGCTTATCCTCAAACTCCATTTCCTCTCACACACATAGCTAAACACCTGGCTCAATCATCCATAAATTCCATCCCTAGTTGAGTAATCATCATGCGCTATGCCTGATTGCTTTTTATAGAGTGGTGCTCTAATTTGTCGAACCATCTAATGTAGAGGCGGAAGCTTAGTCAAGGGATTTAGAGCTCTgttttaaaatcaagaaaaaagagCACTTGTAAACATCAAATATATGGTGGTAGCAGCGAGACGAGGATGATGAACAATGAATTGGTGGAGGTGAAGGTGTGATGAGACGGAACCGATATGAGAGTCGTCCTCTCAGGGCTTAGAACACAAGCTCTTTTGGGCAATTAAGATTgcttctgtttttgagttttattagAATTCAAAGTCAAATCAATGATGTTGATACAATCACTTGCGACTctatttaaagataaaaatcaagAGATATGTCATAATCCTAAATCAATTGAGATAGGTGTGTGAACTGATccccaaagaaagaaaaaaataaatcaaaaccaattaaaatatGAAGCTTGTGGAACACGTAACGCAACACCAACTCTCGTGTTCCACGACCAGTTAACACCAAATGATGCGCTGCATCAGGTCTCCCCAGGTGGAAGACGGTATGCTACTGAATCCGGCTCAGCATTGTTACCACGATTTGGGGGTAAGTACTTTTAACGTcctgaccgccacctcttagtggactCCAAATCCACTTCCAGTCCATCGGTCtactttccttaatgggcctcacgtcctctcactagacccgtgagc
This portion of the Camelina sativa cultivar DH55 unplaced genomic scaffold, Cs unpScaffold00510, whole genome shotgun sequence genome encodes:
- the LOC104773273 gene encoding UDP-glycosyltransferase 79B8-like, producing the protein MDSKFHAFMFPWFAFGHMIPFLHLANKLAEKGHRVTFLLPKKAQKQVEHHNLFPDSIVFHPLTVPHVSGLPPGAETTSDISISEDNLLCEALDLTRGQVEAAVRALRPDLIFFDFAHWIPELAKEHMIKTVSYIIVSATTIAHTHVPGGSLGVPPPGYPSSKVRFGENDAHALEKLSIFYKRLYHQITTGFKRCDIIALRTCKEIEGKFCDYIAHQYQKKVLLTGPMLPEPDTSKPLEERWSHFLSGFPPRSVVFFALGSQIVLEKDQFQELCLGMELTGLPFLLAVKPPRGSSTVQEGLPEGFEERVKGRGVVWGGWVQQPLILSHPSVGCFVNHCGPGAIWECLMSNCQMVLLPFLSDQTLFTKLMTKEFEVSVEVLREKTGWFSKESLRDAIKSVMDKDSDLGKVVRSNHAKLKEVLVSPGLLTAYVDNFVEALQKYLI